DNA sequence from the Armatimonadota bacterium genome:
TAACGTGGTAAACGGCTAGGCATATTAAGATTATTGCGCCAACACGGTGTAGTATTGCCCGCGCTGTAAATCCACCCATTATTTGGATTACCGTGGCAGAAATTTGCGAATCTGAATAGCGCACCGGCAGACCTGTAATAACAAGCAGAGTGAAGCTAAACATAAGCACAATGTGCTGAATTCTTCGATTTAAAGAGAACCGCTCGAAGTATCGTGTTTTTTCAGCTTGTCTTTTTTCTGCAAGCCCCATTATCCGTTACCTCTCTTCTTGTTCCTTAAGTGCGCCAGTAGATCAAGCGTAATGTAACCACAAAAAGCAAGCATTATTAGAGAGACAAACACTCGATATGCTATGCCAACCCAGAAAACCACTATGTCCTTTTTGGGCGAGGGTTCTAAATGAACACTGCCCTTAGCAAAGTTCTGAGCATTGGTTTGGTGGCACTTGCCGCATACTTTGGGTAGGTTCTTCTTATTTGTTGCCGACCTAGAGTCTCTTGAGGGTTTGATGTCATGGGACCCATGGCAAGAAGCACAATTTGCCGCTAATATATTGCCATATCTATTTGCGATGCCATGATAGCTTATGTTATATGATGCTAGCCTGTTTGCAGGAATTTTGTATTTTTCTTGAATCATTGGGTTCTCATGGCATTTAGAACAGGTCATTCGCACGTTGATAGGGTAAACCGTAGAAGCGGGATTGTAGCTCGAAAGTATTAAGTGGGTCCCGTGGCAATCGCTACATGCCGCCGCATCTAATATGCCACTCATGATTGCTTCACCGTGAATGCTTTTCTGGTAAGTTATTAGCTGCTTTCTATGACATCCCCCGCATGTTTTAGATATGTTAGCTTTGTTGACCAGTGACCTGGGGTTTTCAGGCGCAAGAATTTCGTGCGTCCCATGGCAATCGGTGCAAACTGCAGCAGGTAGAGGGCCGTTTGACTTGTTTAGCTTGCAGTGGACGCTCCTCGTATACAACTTAATTTTTTTTACATTAGTTAGGTTGTATCTAACGGCGGTGGCTGCGTCAGAGTGGCACTTGCCGCAGGTGACGACTATATTGGCACGCGAGACCATGGATCGCGGATCACGGGCTGGTCTGATGTCGTGGGTCCCGTGGCAATCTTTACAAAGCACTATTTTTTTGTTCCCTCGCCGGGCAGTTTGTGCGTGGACACTGGAAGCAAATTGGCGCATGAGTATGATATCTCTATCCCCATCGGCACTTCTCTTGCCATGACATCGGGTACACATAACGGGGGCAACATTTGGACGATGAGGCAATTCTGCGCCAAGTAAATCGGTGTGGCAGTCTGTGCACATCAAGGCATTATGAGACGATTTGGATAAAATTTCTGTGTCAACGTATAGTGAGACTCGCTTTCCTTCAGAGGTTTTGCTCAAACTCTGGGCGCTGTGGCATATAAGGCATTGAGAGTTGTCTGCAAGTGCGACTCCCGGAAGAAAAAAAGGAAACAAAGCCAAGAAAACGAGAAAACCGAGCGGTGGTGCTATGGTATTCAAAATTATAGAGTGTTTTTCCATTGGATTTTGATACGACAATCTCAGTTGGCGCTTTTAGTATATCATAACGAGAGATAAATTGGGAAGACATGCGATTAACCTATGTGTTGGGAATCGAAAGTACTGAAAACTATTAAGGAAATTCCGATAATTTAAATGAAAAATTTTTTATCAAAACACTTGACAATACAACACTCAAGTGTTATAATCCACTTAGGCTTAGGGAGATGTGCTATTAAGCGATTGCTATTCAGTTTAGTTTTGCAGACTCAAGGGTATGAAGTTTATCAGGAGGTGAACCTTAATTGGGCAGAACTGTTGGTATTGATTTAGGAACTACGAACTCTGTTGTAGCCGTGATGGAAGGCGGCGAGCCCGTAGTAATTCCAAATGCAGAAGGCTCGAGACTAACACCATCAATTGTGGCCTTTACTAAAACGGGCGAGCGGCTTGTGGGTATACCTGCAAAGCGCCAGGCTATTCTCAATCCCGAGCGGACGATAGCTTCTATCAAACGAAAAATGGGCACAGACTATAAAGTGACCATTGATAACAAAACATACACGCCGGAAGAAATCTCTGCAATGATTCTTCAAAAGCTGAAGACGGATGCGGAGGCTTACCTTGGCGAAAAAGTGACGGATGCCGTTATTACGGTACCAGCATACTTCAATGATGCTCAGCGAACTGCTACAAAGACGGCTGGTGAGATTGCAGGGCTGAACGTATTGAGGATTATCAATGAGCCCACCGCTGCTTCCTTGGCATACGGTCTTGACAAGAAAGAAAGCGAAACCATCCTAGTTTACGACTTGGGCGGTGGCACTTTTGATGTTTCGATACTAGAAGTCGGCGAAGGAGTATTCGAGGTAAAAGCCACAGCTGGCGATACCCAACTAGGCGGCGATGACTGGGATCAGCGCATTGTTGATTATGTTGCAGATGAGTTTATGAAGCAGGAAGGGATTGACCTGCGCAAGGACCGCCAGGCTCTTCAGAGGTTGCGGGAGGCAGCCGAAAAGGCGAAGATTGAGCTTTCCAGTGTGGTGCACACAAACATTAGCCTGCCGTTCATTACTGCGACACAGGAAGGCCCGAAGCATCTCGATATGACCCTAACAAGAGCGAAATTCGAGGAGCTAACAGCTGATTTAGCAGAGCGCACAATTGGCCCCTTTAAGAGAGCGCTAGCCGATGCCGGGCTAACAGAAAAAGACATTGATGAGATTATACTCGTTGGCGGTGCAACGAGAATGCCACATATCTACGAGCTTGTTAAGCGACTTGGTGGCGGCAAGGAACCTCACAAGGGCGTGAATCCGGACGAGGTTGTTGCAATCGGCGCGGCAATTCAGGCTGGTGTTCTGAGCGGTCAAGTAAAGGACGTGGTATTGCTCGATGTGACGCCGCTTTCCTTAGGTATTGAAACTCTGGGCGGCGTATTTACGAAGCTGATTGAACGTAATACGACGATTCCCACTCGAAAAAGCGAAATTTTCACTACAGCCGTGGATGGCCAGACAGACGTTGAAATTCATGTCCTTCAGGGCGAGCGCGAAATGGCAAAAGACAACAAGACGCTAGGACGGTTCCATCTCGTTGGCATACCGCCGGCGCCGAGAGGTATTCCTCAAATTGAGGTGACGTTCGATATTGACGCAAATGGGATAGTCAACGTCTCAGCCAAGGACAAAGCTACTGGAAAGGAACAGAGCATTACAATTACCGGTTCAACTAGGCTGAGCAAGGAAGAGATAGACCGCATGGTCGCAGATGCCCAGCGTTTTGCAGAGGAGGACCGAAAAGCCCGAGAAGCGGCGGAGACACGAAATAGGGCTGACAGCCTTATTTATCAAACTGAGAAGCTTCTGCGCGACTTGGGCGACAAAGTTCCGAGTGACCAAAAGGTCAATATTGAGAACGCAATCTCGGAGGTGCGTTCAGCGCTAAACTCAAATGACATGGAACGAATCAGGCAGGCGACCGACAATCTACAGCAGGCGTCATATAAGCTTTCAGAGATAATGTACCAGCAAGCGGCGGCAGGTGCAGCAACCGGAGGTGCTGAAGCAGGCGCCCGACAGGAAGGCAAACCTGGCGAAGAGGGCGTCATAGATGCCGAATTTAAAGAGCAGTAACGATGAACGCTGATGGGTGTGGCACGCTGATGTTTGCGAGCCGCACCATGGACGGCAGTGTAAAAATCTCTTAACCGGAGGTGAAACAGCCGTGAGTATCTTAAGATGGGATCCATTTCGTGAGTTGGAAAACTTGCGTGAAGATGTAAATAGGCTCTTCCAGGAAGCTATGACAAGACCTGGACGGGGAGCGCCAGCTTCTAGGTCGTGGGCGCCACCTGTGGATGTTGTTGAGTACGAAGATAAGTTCGTACTCCGGGCGGAGCTGCCTGGAATGAGCAAAGAAGACATGGATGTTGAGATGCATGGCGATACGCTCACCATCCGTGGAGAGCGCAAATTCGAACAAGAAGAAGGAAAAGAAAATTATGTCCGCATCGAGCGGGCGTATGGCAAGTTTCAGCGTTCGTTTACACTGAATGTGCCAGTAAAGGCCGACGAAATTAAGGCAAC
Encoded proteins:
- the dnaK gene encoding molecular chaperone DnaK, with product MGRTVGIDLGTTNSVVAVMEGGEPVVIPNAEGSRLTPSIVAFTKTGERLVGIPAKRQAILNPERTIASIKRKMGTDYKVTIDNKTYTPEEISAMILQKLKTDAEAYLGEKVTDAVITVPAYFNDAQRTATKTAGEIAGLNVLRIINEPTAASLAYGLDKKESETILVYDLGGGTFDVSILEVGEGVFEVKATAGDTQLGGDDWDQRIVDYVADEFMKQEGIDLRKDRQALQRLREAAEKAKIELSSVVHTNISLPFITATQEGPKHLDMTLTRAKFEELTADLAERTIGPFKRALADAGLTEKDIDEIILVGGATRMPHIYELVKRLGGGKEPHKGVNPDEVVAIGAAIQAGVLSGQVKDVVLLDVTPLSLGIETLGGVFTKLIERNTTIPTRKSEIFTTAVDGQTDVEIHVLQGEREMAKDNKTLGRFHLVGIPPAPRGIPQIEVTFDIDANGIVNVSAKDKATGKEQSITITGSTRLSKEEIDRMVADAQRFAEEDRKAREAAETRNRADSLIYQTEKLLRDLGDKVPSDQKVNIENAISEVRSALNSNDMERIRQATDNLQQASYKLSEIMYQQAAAGAATGGAEAGARQEGKPGEEGVIDAEFKEQ
- a CDS encoding Hsp20/alpha crystallin family protein, yielding MSILRWDPFRELENLREDVNRLFQEAMTRPGRGAPASRSWAPPVDVVEYEDKFVLRAELPGMSKEDMDVEMHGDTLTIRGERKFEQEEGKENYVRIERAYGKFQRSFTLNVPVKADEIKATYKDGILEVTVPKAEEVKPKKVEVAIE